Part of the Candidatus Methylomirabilota bacterium genome is shown below.
CAGGCGGAACCCGCGCCTGGCAGAACGCTCCAAGGCGGCGAGCCACTTCGGCCTGTTGGATCTCGGATAGCGCCATGGTCCCGGACGCCTAGGTGTGGAGAGTGGCGAGGTGTCCTTGCCGGCCGTCTACACGGGCTGGCTTCCGCGACCAAGTTCGGGCACCGAGAGGCCCCGACAGATCTTGCGGGCGAGCACGTCCGGGACTCCACGTAAACCGTCCTTGCGTCTGTCCTCGAGAATCAGGGCGATGGCGTCGCGCAGATTCTCGAGGGTGGCCGCCTTC
Proteins encoded:
- a CDS encoding type II toxin-antitoxin system HicB family antitoxin, which translates into the protein MRNEFTAIVERHGRWHIACCPEIPGANGQGKTKAATLENLRDAIALILEDRRKDGLRGVPDVLARKICRGLSVPELGRGSQPV